The nucleotide window GCCAGGTGCTGGTCAGTGGGCCGGCCTGGGCCCAGGTGGCCCCCGAGGCCGGGGCCCTGGGGCAGCCGGCCATCCGGCCGCTCGGCTCCTTCCGGCTGCGGGGCATCGAGGATGCGGTGGCGCTGGTGGAGGTGCTGCCCGCCGCGCTGAGCGAGCGGCGGTTTGGCGCGCCCCGGGCGCCGCGCATCCGTCAGGGCAATGCGCCCGTGCCCCAGAGCGAGCTCATCGGCCGGAGCGCCGAGCTGGCGCGGCTGCGGCAGGAGCTGGGCGCGGGCACCCGGCTGCTCACCCTGCTGGGCCCGGGGGGCATGGGCAAGACGCGGCTGGCCACGCACCTGGCGGGGCTGGAGCTGGAGTCCTGCGCCTGGATGGGCGGGGTGTGGCTGTGCGAGCTGGCCGAGGCGCGGACCGTGGAGGCGCTCTGCCACGCGGTGGGCCAGGCCATCGGGGCGCCCCTGACGCGCGAGGCCGAGGCGGAGGGGCTCGCGGAGCAGCTGGGGCACGCGCTGGATGACTGCGGCGAGCTGCTGCTCATCCTCGACAACCTGGAGCAGGCCACCTCGCACGCCGCGGGGCTGCTGGAGCGCTGGCTGGTGCTGGCCCCGCGCGCGCGGTTCCTCGTCACCTCGCGGGAGGCGCTGGGCGTGCCCGGCGAGCGCGTGCTGGACCTGGAGCCCCTGCCCTTGCCGGAGCCCGGAGAGCAGCGGCTGGAGGTGATTGCCCGCTCCGAGGCGGTGCGGCTGTTCGTCCAGCGGGCGCGGGAGTCCCGGGGCGGCTTCGAGCTGACGGCGGAGGAGGCCCCGCGCGTGGTGGACATCGTCCGGCAGCTCGACGGCAACGCGCTGGCCATCGAGCTGGCCGCGGCGCGCACGGGCGTCATGGGCGTGGGGCAGCTCCGGGACCGGCTCCCGCGCCGCTTCGAGCTCTTGCGCGGCGGGCGGCGCGACGTGTCGGCCCGGCAGGCCACGCTCCGGGGCGCCATCGACTGGTCCTGGCACCTGCTGTCCGCAGGAGAGCAGTCCGCGCTGTCGCAGTGCTCGGTGTTCCGGGGCGGCTTCACGCCCGCCGCGGCGGCCGCCGTGCTCGTGCTGCCGCCGGGCTCGCCGGGCGTGGGGGAGGTGCTCCAGGCCTTGCGCTCCAAGTCGCTCCTGCGCGTCGTGGAAGGCAGCGCCGAGGGCAACGGCTCGGGCGAGCCGGAGCGCCTGGGCCTGTACGAGAGCATCCGGCAGTACGCGGCCGAGCGGCTGCTGGCGCTGAAGGGCGAGGCGGCGGTGGCCTCGCGCCACGCGGACTGGTACCTGGCGTTGGCGCGGGACGTGGCGGCCCGGGGCCAGGCCCGCGCGGGGGCGGAGGTGCTGCGCCAGCTCTCGCTGGAGCGCGAGAACCTGCTGGCCGTCTGTGACGGCTGTCTGGCCGGGGCGTCCGCGGAGCCCTGGAGGCTGACCCAGGCGCTGGAAATCCTGGAGGCGCTGGAGCCCGAGGTGCTGGTCCGGGGGCCCGCCCATCCGCTGCTCGCGCGGCTGGAGCAGCTCCTCGCCCTGGCCGGCACGCTCCGGGTGGCCCCCGCGTGCGTGGCCTCGGCCTGGGCGGTGCGGGGCCGGGTGCTGCTGGAGGCCGGCCAGCTGGAGGCGGCCCGGAAGGACCTGGAGCAGGCCTGCGCGGCGCTCCAGGGGGTGGGCGGGGGCGCGGCCGAGAAGCGCGCGCGGGTGGACCTGTCCATCGTGGCCCGCCACCAGGGGGATGTGGCCTCGGCCTGGGCGTTCATCCAGCAGGCCCAGGGCCTGTCCTCGGAAGGGGACCGGTGGCTGGATGCCTATGCGATGGGACAGCTGGGGCTCGTCGAGCAGGTCCGCGTGGGCGCGGAGGTGGGCCTGCCCTACCTGTGGGCGGCGCAGACGCTGTTCGAGGCCCTGGGCGATGTGACGCAAGGCGTGGCCTTCACCATCTCTGGCGCGGTGGCGCTCGGCGAGCTGGGGCGCACCCCGGAGGCGGTGGACCGGGTGAGCGAGGCCATGCACCGCGCCGCCAGCGTCGGGGATCAGGTGGGCCACATCCTTGCGCGCGTGCACCTGGGCGGGATTCTCCTGGATGGGGAGCGGGCCTCGGAGGCGCGCGGCCACCTGACGGCGGCGGCGCGCATGGCCCAGCAGCTCCGGGGGCGCGGCCTGGAGGGCATGGCCCTGGGCGAGCTGGGGCGCGCGGAGCTGGCGCTGGGCGCGCTCGAGGAGGCGCGCCACTGGCTGGCGGACGCGGTGTCCCTGCTCGATGGGGTGGCGCAGGGCTGGGCCCTGCGGTTCGCCGCGCACCGGGCGGCGGTGGACGCGATGCTGGGCGACGCCGAGGTGGCGCGCGAGAGCTTCGCGGCGCTGGAGGCGGCGCCCGAGTTCCAGCAGGACCCCGGGCTGCGCAAGCTCATCGTGCTCCTGCGGGCCGCCGCGGACCTGGCCGTGGCCCGCGGCCCGGGCGGCAGCGGGCGGGCGCGGCAGGCCTGGGAGTCCTCGTGGCGGCTCCTGGAAGAGGCCCGGAAGACACCGGTGACGGGCAGCTCCTCCCACCTGCGCGGCGCGCTGTCCTGGCTGGAGCGGGTGCTGTCCCTGCCGCCCTGAAGCTCCTCAATCCAATGAGCACATACGAACGCCTGGCAGCGGCGCCCCTGGGGGCGAGCCGCCAGGCGGAGGCGCCCCGGGGGAGGCTCGACAGCGCCCCGGGGGCGTGAGAGGACAGCGGGCCATGTTGGACGGACACGCGGGTGGAATCGCAGGACAGCCGCAGCTGGGGCTGTTCCGGTTGACCTGGCCCATCTTCCTGGAGTTCCTCCTCTTCATGCTGATGGGCACGGCGGACACGCTGATGCTCAGCGGTGTGTCGGATGACGCCGTGGCGTCGGTGGGCGTCGTCCACCAGTTCCTCTTCGTCTGCATCCTCATCATGGAGGTGGTGAGCAACGGCGCCTCCATCGTCGTGGCCCAGTACCTCGGGGCCCGGAGGACGGAGGAGGCCTCGCGGATCGCCGCGCTCTCCATCACGCTGAACTTCCTGCTGGGCGTGGGGGTGAGCGCGGGCCTGCTGCTGGGCGGCAACGCCATCCTGGACCGGATGAACCTGCACGGCCAGGTGCTGGAGCAGGCGCGCATCTACATGGGCATCACCGGCGGGTTCATCTTCCTGCAGGCCCTCATCAACATCTTCGCCAGCCTGCTGCGCACGTATGGGTTCACCAAGGAGTCGATGTTCGTCTCGCTGGGGATGAACATCTTTCACGTGCTGGGCAACTACGCGCTGGTGTTCGGCCACTTCGGCCTGCCGCGCCTGGAGGTGCAGGGCGCGGCGATCTCCACGGTGCTCAGCCGCGCCGTGGCGCTCGCGGTCTTCATCTGGATGCTCTACCGGGTGATGGAGATCCGCATGCGGCTGGGCGACTACGTGCGCTTCTCGCGCGAGTACATCCGCAAGATTCTGAAGGTGGGCGTGCCCTCCGCCGTCGAGCAGGTGATGTACCACTGCTGCCAGACGGTGTTCCTGTACTACGTCACCTTCCTGGGGCCCGTGGCGCTGGCGTCCCGGCAGTACGCGTTCGCGATCTCCCAGTACGTCTTCCTGTTCAGCCTGGCCATCGGGCTGGGCACCTCCATCGTGATTGGCAGGCTGGTGGGGGCCAACCGGCCGGACGACGCCTACCGCCGGGCGCTGGAAAGCCTGAAGTGGAGCCTGGCCATCACCGTGCTGGTGGACGTGGCCGCCATTCTGATTCGCGAGCCGTTGATTGGCCTGTTCACCGCCAACGCGGACATCCTCCAGTTGACCTCGCAAATCATCGTCCTGAGCCTCCTCCTGGAGTCCGGCCGGTCCTTCAACCTCGTGCTGGTCAACGCCCTGCGCGCCGCGGGGGACGCCACGTTCACCGTCTACGCGGGCTTCGGCTCCATGGTCTGCCTGAGCCTGTCCCTGGGCTACTTCCTGGTCTTCCGCATGAACATGGGGCTTGCGGGGGTGTGGCTGGCCATCGCGGCGGATGAGTGGGTGCGGGGCATCGTCATGTGGCTGCGGTGGCGGAGCCGCGCCTGGGAGAAGCAGTCCCTGGTCCACCCGGCCGAGCCCGCGCCGGCCCTGGTGCTCGGTGGCTAGGGCCCTGCGGCCAGGCCTCCTCGGCGCCGGGCTGCTCGCGCTGGGCTGCGGGTGCGCCGCCCCGGGGCGCGCGGGCGCTCAGGAGGTTCCCTGGCAGGTGGTCGCGGCCACGCAGGGCGTGCTGCCCCCGGCGCGCCGGGTGTTGACGCTGGAGGCCTCCGAGGTGACGGAGGGCCCGGCCCACGTGTCCGCCGCGAGCGGCCTCGTGCGGGCCGGGGCCTGGATTCACGTCGTGGCGGATGACTCGCTGTTCCTCGCCACGTTCCCCGCAGAGGGGGAGGCCCCCGGCCGGCTCCTGCGCCTGTTTCCGGGAACGCTGCCGGCGGCGCCGAAGGAGCGCAAGGCGCTCAAGCCCGATCTGGAGGCGCTGTGCCTGCTGGAGGGCGTGCCGGAGGCGCCACACGGGGCCGTGCTGGCGGTGCCTTCCGGGAGCACGCCGGAGCGCAGGCGGGGCGCCCTCGTCCCGCTGGAGGCGGACGGGGCGCTGGGCGGGCCGGTGCGGGAGGTGGACTTCGCGCCCCTGTACGCGCGGCTGGCGCAGGAACTGGGCGAGCTCAACGTGGAGGGCGCCGCGCTGACGGGAGGCCGGCTGTGGCTGCTCAACCGGGGCAATGGAGACAAGGGCCAGGACGCGGTGGTGGTGCTCGACGCGGGCGCGGTGCTGCGGGCGCTGGGCGCCGGGCAGCCGCCTTCCGCCGGCAGTGTCCTCAGCGTGCGGCGCTGGAGGCTGGGCCGGGTGGGCTCCGTGCCGCTCTCCTTCTCGGATGCCGCCCCGCTCCCGGACGGGCGCCTCGTCTTCACCGCCGCCGCGGAGGCCTCGCAGAGCTCCTATCTGGATGGCGAGGTGGTGGGCTCGGCGCTGGGCGTGCTGTCCCCGGAGGGCCAGCCCCTGCTGCTCAAGCACGTGAAGACGAAGGCGAAGCTGGAGGGCGTGGCGGCATGGCCCACGCCCGAGGGGCTCCACCTGCTGCTCGTGTCGGACGCGGATGACCCCACCGTGGCCGCGCCCCTGTTCGAGACGCTGCTGCGGGACACGGGGGCCCGCTAGGGCACAGGTCAGCCCGTGCGGCGGACCTCTTCCGCGAGCGGGGGCGGCGCCGCCTGGGAGGCCGGGGACAGGCGCCACCAGGGCTCCACGCGCTCGAACCGGCGGGGCTCGACCGGGGCACCGGCCCGGGGCATCACCAGCTGAACGCGCTGCGATTCCGCGAGCCGCACGAGCGTCTCTGCCGGCTCATCCCACGCGTGAATGGCGAGGTTGAAGGTGCCCCAGTGCACCGGCAGGAAGGCGCCGCCGCCGAGCAGCTCCAGCGCCTTCAGGGCGTTCTCCGGCCCCAGGTGGATGTCGCCCCAGGCCGGGTGGTAGGCGCCCACCTCCAGCATCACGAGATCGAACGGCCCGAGCCGCTGGCGGATCTCGCCGTACTCCGGCGTGAGGCCCGTGTCGCCACTGAAGAAGACCTTGTGCTTCGGGCTCTGCACGGCGAACGAGGACCAGAGGGTGCGGTTGCGGTCTCCCAGGCCCCGGCCGGAGAAGTGCTGGGAGGGCGCGGCGGTGATGCGCAGCTCGCTCCGGGGAATGGGGGCGGACTCCCACCAGTCCAGCTCGGTGATGCGCTCCGGGGGGATGCCCCAGGCCTCCAGGTGCGCGCCCACGCCGAGCGAGGTGAAGAAGGGCACGTCCGTCAGTGCCAGCTCGAGCAGCGTGGGGTGGTCGAGGTGGTCATAGTGGTCATGCGAGATGATGACCGCGTCCAGGTGCGGCAGCTGCGAGAGCCGCACCGGCATGGGCTGGAAGCGCTTGGGGCCCATGAAGGAGGAGGGCGAGGCGCGCTCGCCCCAGACGGGATCC belongs to Stigmatella erecta and includes:
- a CDS encoding MATE family efflux transporter, with the translated sequence MLDGHAGGIAGQPQLGLFRLTWPIFLEFLLFMLMGTADTLMLSGVSDDAVASVGVVHQFLFVCILIMEVVSNGASIVVAQYLGARRTEEASRIAALSITLNFLLGVGVSAGLLLGGNAILDRMNLHGQVLEQARIYMGITGGFIFLQALINIFASLLRTYGFTKESMFVSLGMNIFHVLGNYALVFGHFGLPRLEVQGAAISTVLSRAVALAVFIWMLYRVMEIRMRLGDYVRFSREYIRKILKVGVPSAVEQVMYHCCQTVFLYYVTFLGPVALASRQYAFAISQYVFLFSLAIGLGTSIVIGRLVGANRPDDAYRRALESLKWSLAITVLVDVAAILIREPLIGLFTANADILQLTSQIIVLSLLLESGRSFNLVLVNALRAAGDATFTVYAGFGSMVCLSLSLGYFLVFRMNMGLAGVWLAIAADEWVRGIVMWLRWRSRAWEKQSLVHPAEPAPALVLGG
- a CDS encoding DUF6929 family protein, whose protein sequence is MARALRPGLLGAGLLALGCGCAAPGRAGAQEVPWQVVAATQGVLPPARRVLTLEASEVTEGPAHVSAASGLVRAGAWIHVVADDSLFLATFPAEGEAPGRLLRLFPGTLPAAPKERKALKPDLEALCLLEGVPEAPHGAVLAVPSGSTPERRRGALVPLEADGALGGPVREVDFAPLYARLAQELGELNVEGAALTGGRLWLLNRGNGDKGQDAVVVLDAGAVLRALGAGQPPSAGSVLSVRRWRLGRVGSVPLSFSDAAPLPDGRLVFTAAAEASQSSYLDGEVVGSALGVLSPEGQPLLLKHVKTKAKLEGVAAWPTPEGLHLLLVSDADDPTVAAPLFETLLRDTGAR
- a CDS encoding MBL fold metallo-hydrolase; translation: MSKGSVFGGKAQGLRLERIQASPRFRDGTFQNTANVAPGLKRGTAFSTMGEYFLGGQARTPPGPLPSDSPLATWAKPAETGLRATWLGHSTVLLEIEGVRVLTDPVWGERASPSSFMGPKRFQPMPVRLSQLPHLDAVIISHDHYDHLDHPTLLELALTDVPFFTSLGVGAHLEAWGIPPERITELDWWESAPIPRSELRITAAPSQHFSGRGLGDRNRTLWSSFAVQSPKHKVFFSGDTGLTPEYGEIRQRLGPFDLVMLEVGAYHPAWGDIHLGPENALKALELLGGGAFLPVHWGTFNLAIHAWDEPAETLVRLAESQRVQLVMPRAGAPVEPRRFERVEPWWRLSPASQAAPPPLAEEVRRTG
- a CDS encoding ATP-binding protein, whose translation is MGEVFLGEDMTVPGAVRAAGKGTAESPGRHAPPSGVVALVFTEIHGATRLWERCATGMREALEVHDRVLRALLESSTGYEVKVQGGAFMLCFPSPVDAVRWCLEAQLALLEAPWPEEFLAQPEAAAEVGLRGWVYRGPRVLMGVHVGEPDCRVNARTGRADYFGRMVNTAARVAAAGHGGQVLVSGPAWAQVAPEAGALGQPAIRPLGSFRLRGIEDAVALVEVLPAALSERRFGAPRAPRIRQGNAPVPQSELIGRSAELARLRQELGAGTRLLTLLGPGGMGKTRLATHLAGLELESCAWMGGVWLCELAEARTVEALCHAVGQAIGAPLTREAEAEGLAEQLGHALDDCGELLLILDNLEQATSHAAGLLERWLVLAPRARFLVTSREALGVPGERVLDLEPLPLPEPGEQRLEVIARSEAVRLFVQRARESRGGFELTAEEAPRVVDIVRQLDGNALAIELAAARTGVMGVGQLRDRLPRRFELLRGGRRDVSARQATLRGAIDWSWHLLSAGEQSALSQCSVFRGGFTPAAAAAVLVLPPGSPGVGEVLQALRSKSLLRVVEGSAEGNGSGEPERLGLYESIRQYAAERLLALKGEAAVASRHADWYLALARDVAARGQARAGAEVLRQLSLERENLLAVCDGCLAGASAEPWRLTQALEILEALEPEVLVRGPAHPLLARLEQLLALAGTLRVAPACVASAWAVRGRVLLEAGQLEAARKDLEQACAALQGVGGGAAEKRARVDLSIVARHQGDVASAWAFIQQAQGLSSEGDRWLDAYAMGQLGLVEQVRVGAEVGLPYLWAAQTLFEALGDVTQGVAFTISGAVALGELGRTPEAVDRVSEAMHRAASVGDQVGHILARVHLGGILLDGERASEARGHLTAAARMAQQLRGRGLEGMALGELGRAELALGALEEARHWLADAVSLLDGVAQGWALRFAAHRAAVDAMLGDAEVARESFAALEAAPEFQQDPGLRKLIVLLRAAADLAVARGPGGSGRARQAWESSWRLLEEARKTPVTGSSSHLRGALSWLERVLSLPP